In Aspergillus fumigatus Af293 chromosome 2, whole genome shotgun sequence, a genomic segment contains:
- a CDS encoding SDR family NAD(P)-dependent oxidoreductase, whose protein sequence is MFGWIIHPFSCVTGPDMLQPSSESSLAGKTCLVTGGAGGLGKAIASTFLAAGANVVVCDVNEDRLQQTSSELGETDRLKTVRADITSASAVQTLFDEIIADFGKLDILVNNAGIMDRFDPVGDLDEALWDKVIGVNLTAPFLLSKLAVRNMLAQPTPDGCIINIVSVAGKAGWAAGAAYTASKHGLVGLTKNTAAFYGNKGIRCNGLLLGGMDTNITDAFQAGFNKEGQEKALDIATAVKARLCEIADVADMCLFLACGKGSKLINGALIPADNGWTGVLG, encoded by the exons ATGTTTGGCTggatcatccatccattttCGTGTGTGACAGGACCCGATATGCTCCAACCATCATCTGAAAGCTCACTTGCTGGCAAGACCTGCCTGGTCACTGGCGGAGCTGGCGGGCTGGGCAAGGCCATTGCGTCTACTTTCCTCGCGGCTGGTGCAAACGTGGTGGTTTGCGATGTCAACGAAGACCGACTACAGCAGACTTCCTCAGAACTGGGGGAAACCGATCGATTGAAAACTGTCAGGGCGGACATAACCTCGGCGAGCGCCGTGCAAACTCTCTTTGACGAGATTATCGCGGACTTTGGGAAGCTCGACATCTTGGTCAACAATGCGGGAATCATGGATAGGTTTGATCCCGTGGGTGATCTCGACGAGGCGCTGTGGGATAAGGTCATTGGTGTGAATCTCACGGCCCCTTTTCTACTCAGCAAACTAGCTGTGCGGAATATGCTGGCGCAGCCTACCCCTGATGGATgtatcatcaacatcgtcTCTGTGGCCGGCAAGGCCGGCTGGGCAGCGG GCGCAGCATACACAGCGAGCAAGCACGGTCTTGTCGGATTGACCAAGAACACGGCCGCCTTCTACGGTAACAAGGGCATCCGGTGCAAcgggctgctgctgggcGGCATGGACACTAACATCACCGACGCCTTCCAAGCCGGCTTCAACAAGGAGGGCCAGGAAAAAGCCCTCGATATCGCAACTGCCGTCAAAGCGCGCTTGTGCGAGATCGCCGATGTGGCCGACATGTGCCTGTTTCTGGCCTGCGGCAAGGGCTCGAAACTGATCAACGGCGCCCTCATCCCGGCGGACAATGGCTGGACGGGCGTTCTTGGATGA
- a CDS encoding Zn(2+) transporter YKE4 — MSLPCQDLIGADFLLALCPPNIDPSSLSVMVAFAVGGLLGDTLFHLLPEIFLGEDSPEHVRFVMVEPNRNLLLGLGIMVGFFTFVAMDKALRIATGGEGHAHSHSHTDTDSSSHGTTTSSTTSTANTELRKRKSTPATKKEPEDEKDINPSVKLGGYLNLIADFTHNITDGLAMSSSFYASPTIGATTTLAVFFHEIPHEVGDFALLIQSGFSKRKAMGAQFVTAIGAFLGTFIGIAIQELGGGHSTAAGGVTGSSAGLLGTSLTWGDMLLPFTAGTFLYVGTVSVIPELLETGKDKAVEIKKTIVQFLAVAVGAGIMLA, encoded by the coding sequence ATGTCATTGCCGTGCCAAGATCTAATAGGTGCAGACTTCCTCCTGGCATTATGCCCACCGAACATTGACCCTTCGTCTCTCTCCGTCATGGTTGCTTTCGCCGTTGGAGGCCTCCTAGGTGATACTTTgtttcatcttctccctgaGATCTTCCTAGGCGAGGACTCCCCGGAGCATGTGCGCTTCGTCATGGTCGAACCCAACAggaatctcctcctcggacTCGGGATCATGGTCGgcttcttcaccttcgtGGCCATGGACAAGGCTCTCCGCATTGCAACAGGAGGCGAAGGGCATGCCCACTCACACTCGCACACAGACACCGACAGCTCTTCCCACGGCACAACCACCAGctccaccaccagcaccgccaaCACCGAGCTACGGAAGCGCAAATCCACTCCCGCCACCAAGAAAGAACCAGAAGACGAGAAAGACATCAACCCCAGCGTCAAACTAGGCGGCTACCTCAACCTCATCGCCGACTTCACCCACAACATCACCGACGGCCTGGCaatgtcctcctccttctACGCCTCCCCCACCATCGGCGCAACCACAACCCTTGCCGTCTTCTTCCACGAAATCCCCCACGAAGTCGGTGACTTTGCGCTCCTCATCCAGTCCGGCTTCTCAAAGCGTAAGGCCATGGGTGCGCAGTTCGTCACCGCCATCGGTGCGTTCCTCGGGACATTCATCGGCATCGCGATCCAGGAGTTGGGAGGCGGGCACAGCACAGCGGCTGGTGGTGTGACGGGCTCATCGGCCGGGCTGCTGGGCACGAGTCTCACCTGGGGCGATATGCTCTTGCCTTTTACTGCAGGGACGTTCCTCTACGTCGGGACTGTGTCGGTCATCCCGGAACTGCTCGAGACGGGCAAGGATAAGGCAGttgagatcaagaagacGATTGTGCAGTTCCTGGCTGTTGCGGTCGGGGCGGGAATCATGCTTGCGTGA
- a CDS encoding GNAT family N-acetyltransferase — protein sequence MTRTASVPINHITIRTHQPADIEWIISRHGTLYAEEYNFNDKFVALVSKIASDFQQNHDPTSERCWIAERTGKTTNEPVGCIMLVKDVDSPDTARLRLLLVDPSARGTGVGRSLIKQCIEFAREVGYRRVVLWTQSILGSARRLYKAEGFRLVKEEEHEGFGMALVGELWELELENKSQGE from the coding sequence ATGACTCGGACGGCATCTGTGCCAATTAATCATATCACAATACGTACACACCAACCTGCAGACATAGAGTGGATCATCTCCCGCCATGGGACCCTCTACGCTGAGGAATACAACTTCAACGACAAGTTCGTCGCCCTGGTGTCGAAGATCGCATCTGACTTTCAGCAAAACCATGATCCTACCTCTGAGCGCTGTTGGATCGCAGAGCGCACTGGCAAGACCACCAATGAGCCAGTGGGCTGTATAATGCTTGTCAAGGACGTCGACTCGCCCGATACAGCCAGACTACGCTTACTCCTTGTGGACCCGAGTGCTCGAGGAACGGGAGTCGGAAGATCCTTGATTAAGCAGTGTATTGAATTTGCCAGAGAGGTTGGATATAGGCGGGTAGTCCTCTGGACCCAGAGTATCTTAGGGTCGGCAAGGAGGCTTTACAAGGCTGAGGGATTTCGGTtggtcaaggaggaggagcatgAAGGGTTTGGGATGGCGTTGGTAGGAGAGTTATGGGAGCTGGAGCTAGAGAACAAGTCTCAGGGTGAATGA
- the nop16 gene encoding nucleolar protein 16, with translation MGRVLQKKKNRSSTPKQRPKRTGQLKSGKKKINVLGNAIIAQNWDRKLTLTQNYRRLGLVHKLNAPTGGSEKKPTKDGRIEELPEDPLHIRSSAKASAKQAAMGETRVERDPETGKIIRVIRDEEEIEIAGRKVKPSNPLNDPLNELSEDEAARQPASQRTNAKSAVVQQLERQADQEGKAVKAKKPRHQSKREEEWIMRLIERHGENYSAMARDRKLNPMQQSEGDLKRRIRKWKANHSS, from the exons ATGGGTCGCGTGCtacaaaagaagaaaaaccGGTCCTCGACGCCGAAACAGAGGCCTAAGAGGACCGGGCAGCTGAAGAgcggcaagaagaagatcaacgtCCTGGGAAATGCCATCATCGCTCAAAATTG GGATCGCAAATTGACCTTGACACAAAACTACCGCCGCTTGGGACTCGTTCACAAACTCAATGCTCCGACTGGCGGTAGCGAAAAAAAGCCGACCAAAGATGGCCGCATCGAGGAGCTGCCCGAGGATCCTCTCCACATCAGGAGCAGTGCCAAAGCGTCGGCAAAGCAGGCAGCCATGGGCGAGACTAGGGTAGAACGCGATCCGGAAACAGGCAAAATTATCCGAGTGATTCGtgacgaagaggagattgaaatTGCTGGCCGCAAAGTCAAACCCTCGAATCCGCTCAACGACCCACTGAACGAGTTGTCTGAAGATGAGGCAGCCCGGCAACCCGCTTCGCAAAGAACCAATGCCAAGAGCGCTGTTGTTCAACAGCTGGAACGTCAGGCGGACCAAGAAGGAAAGGCCGTCAAGGCGAAAAAGCCCCGGCATCAGAGCAAGCGGGAGGAGGAATGGATCATGAGGTTGATCGAGCGTCATGGAGAGAATTACAGCGCCATGGCTCGTGATAGGAAGTTGAATCCTATGCAGCAGAGCGAGGGTGATTTGAAACGGAGGATTCGCAAGTGGAAGGCGAACCACTCTTCATAG
- a CDS encoding aldo/keto reductase — MKYVQLGSSGLRVSPICVGCMSYGSPEKRFDWALGEEDALPVLDHAYRSGLNFFDTANVYSNGDSEVILGKAIKKYNWRRENIVIATKYPLFLSNEERDNAGYVNEYGLSRKHIFDSIEASLKRLDLPYVDLLQIHRFDPNTPVKETMEALHDVVKSGKVRYIGASSMWAHQLLEYQYTARMNGWTEFISMQNFHNPIYREEEREMFPACAKFGMGAIPWSPLAMGFLTRPWKAFEETTRGKSLNGKVMGQPFTETDKKISETIEEIANKRGVSMTIVSLAWSLSKPFITAPIVGLSKKERVDEAIQAIDFKLTEEEIKSIDDLYQPKKVIGHH; from the exons ATGAAGTACGTCCAACTTGGATCAAGCGGGCTGCGCGTCTCGCCCATCTGCGTGGGCTGCATGAGTTACGGCAGCCCCGAGAAACGCTTCGACTGGGCACTAGGCGAAGAAGACGCGCTCCCCGTGCTGGACCACGCCTACCGATCGGGGCTCAACTTCTTCGACACGGCCAACGTCTACTCGAATGGCGACTCGGAGGTGATTCTCGGCAAGGCGATCAAGAAATACAACTGGCGGCGCGAAAACATCGTCATCGCGACCAAG TATCCCCTTTTCCTGTCCAACGAGGAACGCGACAATGCCGGCTACGTGAACGAGTACGGGCTCAGTCGGAAGCATATCTTCGATAGTATTGAGGCGAGCCTGAAGAGGTTGGATCTGCCGTATgttgatctgctgcagatcCACCGGTTTGATCCCAACACGCCTGTGAAGGAGACGATGGAGGCGTTACATGATGTCGTCAAGTCGGGTAAGGTGCGGTATATCGGGGCGTCGTCGATGTGGGcgcaccagctgctggagtATCAGTATACGGCGCGTATGAACGGATGGACGGAGTTCATTTCCATGCAGAATTTCCACAACCCTATCTAccgggaggaggagcgggagatGTTCCCTGCGTGCGCCAAGTTCGGGATGGGTGCGATACCGTGGAGTCCGCTTGCGATGGGTTTCTTGACCCGGCCATGGAAAGCGTTTGAGGAAACCACGCGGGGGAAATCGCTGAATGGCAAAGTAATGGGCCAACCGTTTACCGAAACGGACAAGAAGATCAGTGAGACGATAGAGGAGATTGCCAATAAACGCGGTGTGTCGATGACCATAGTGAGTCTTGCCTGGTCGTTATCGAAGCCATTCATCACCGCGCCGATTGTGGGtttgagcaagaaggagagagtCGATGAGGCGATTCAAGCAATCGACTTCAAGctcaccgaggaggagatcaagagTATTGACGATCTGTATCAACCTAAGAAGGTCATAGGCCACCACTAG
- a CDS encoding mannosyltransferase complex subunit MNN9, translating to MAVARRMRRTNPITLLLAAILAIGFFIFVLSPSTTSASPVNAGSASSSSTSQQRREDNAAENPLSPPTKPFFKSQPVRHDGQQAPPPVVQYNLNQLSSTSTSAANGERILILTPMARFVPEYWDNVVKLTYPHELISIGFIIPKNKEGNAALAALEAAIAKTQSGPIDKRFASISILRQDFEPPLQSQDEKERHKISNQKARRESMSRARNSLLFTTLGPATAWVLWLDADIVETPPTLIQDLTAHDHPVLVPNCYQRYYNSEKKKMDVRPYDYNSWIDSSTAQSMAAEMGPDEILLEGYAEMPTYRTLMAHLADTANPNPKKVIELDGVGGTALMVKAEVHRDGAMFPAFPFYHLVETEGFAKMAKRLGYSVYGLPDYFVSRTFFFFFFFFFFFFG from the coding sequence ATGGCCGTCGCCCGCAGAATGCGACGCACGAATCCAATCACTCTCCTTCTTGCGGCCATACTGGCCAttggattcttcatcttcgtgCTCTCCCCTTCGACAACCTCTGCCTCCCCCGTTAATGCAGGctccgcctcttcctcttcgacATCGCAGCAACGCCGCGAAGACAATGCCGCCGAAAACCCCCTCTCACCTCCGACGAAACCCTTCTTCAAATCCCAGCCCGTCCGCCACGATGGCCAACAGGCCCCTCCGCCGGTCGTGCAGTACAACCTGAACCAGctcagcagcaccagcacctcTGCCGCCAACGGTGAACGAATCCTGATCCTCACGCCGATGGCCCGCTTCGTGCCAGAGTACTGGGACAACGTGGTGAAACTGACCTACCCGCACGAGCTTATCTCGATCGGGTTCATCATCCCGAAGAATAAAGAAGGCAACGCAGCCCTAGCCGCACTAGAAGCCGCCATCGCGAAGACACAGTCCGGCCCCATCGACAAACGGTTCGCGAGCATCTCCATCCTCCGCCAGGACTTCGAGCCGCCCCTGCAGTCGCAGGACGAGAAGGAGCGGCACAAGATTTCGAACCAGAAGGCGCGCCGCGAGTCGATGAGCCGCGCTCGCAACAGTCTGCTGTTTACGACGCTCGGCCCCGCTACGGCTTGGGTTCTCTGGCTCGATGCGGATATCGTCGAGACGCCGCCGACGCTGATCCAGGATCTCACCGCGCACGATCACCCCGTCCTCGTCCCTAACTGCTACCAGCGGTACTACAactccgagaagaagaagatggatgtCCGGCCGTATGACTACAACTCGTGGATCGATAGTAGTACGGCGCAGAGCATGGCGGCGGAGATGGGCCCAGATGAGATCCTCCTGGAGGGCTACGCCGAGATGCCGACCTACCGCACGCTGATGGCTCATCTAGCCGATACAGCTAATCCGAATCCGAAGAAAGTGATCGAGCTGGACGGCGTGGGCGGCACAGCGCTCATGGTCAAGGCGGAGGTGCATCGCGACGGCGCGATGTTCCCTGCCTTCCCTTTCTACCACCTGGTCGAAACGGAGGGCTTCGCGAAGATGGCGAAGCGGCTAGGGTACTCTGTTTATGGGCTGCCAGATTATTTTGTAAGCCGcacctttttctttttctttttctttttcttcttcttctttggaTGA
- the pex24 gene encoding PEX28-32 family peroxisomal membrane protein, protein MMDDGCAAEVIANRDEPIPVISVNKNDPRSHRHGRSGSLQDKLFAKLIEQVIPAEDVDNESVSGGDKRTAADVKRPAFSLPLMANNFRRFNARIGIVFHFQNQVERLLSWRKSSHTFSFLFIYSFICLDPNLLVALPITVILLFIMVPAFAARHPPPPSMSTSSTTPYYSYQGPALAPAKTIKPASETSKDFFRNMRDLQNVMADFSDVHDATVSLFAPITNFSNEKLSSIVFLVLTITAALLFLTAHLLPWRFILLLGGNAAVLSNHPGLQEFLQNLLGDSSGAVKADLQAERAEKKKTLDMYGLSMQSNPSAAVSLLDSLADISLDSYPEEREVEIFEIQNRSLAPYSESEWDHFIFSPVPYDPLSPSRIAGDRPRGCRFFEDVQPPPGWAWKTKKWKLDLDCREWVVERMITGVGFEIPGAGPEGSMANEEIGGWVWDLPSQSASRDEDAVATALGYQDYGSSSKPASIQEKKKTQKGKQKSSSRDWEEQGHSGFNGMGEWRRRRWVRVVQRASVSSETDKEKPSNQGKT, encoded by the exons ATGATGGATGACGGTTGTGCTGCTGAAGTTATTGCCAACCGTGACGAGCCCATTCCCGTCATCTCAGTCAACAAAAATGACCCAAGGTCACATCGACATGGGAGGTCGGGGTCTTTGCAGGACAAGTTGTTCGCCAA GCTTATAGAGCAAGTCATCCCCGCAGAAGATGTAGACAATGAGTCTGTGTCGGGAGGCGACAAGCGTACGGCTGCAGATGTTAAGCGGCCAGCGTTTAGCCTTCCTTTGATGGCTAATAATTTTCGTCGCTTCAACGCCAG GATCGGGATTGttttccatttccagaaCCAAGTTGAACGCCTGCTAAGCTGGAGGAAATCTTCCCATAcattctctttcctttttatctattcctttatATGCCTGGATCCTAATCTCCTGGTGGCACTACCCATCACTGTCATTCTATTATTCATCATGGTCCCAGCCTTCGCGGCTCGTCATCCGCCTCCCCCTTCAATGTCTACTTCCAGCACCACACCCTATTACTCATACCAGGGGCCGGCACTTGCACCTGCAAAGACTATCAAGCCAGCGTCTGAGACATCGAAGGACTTTTTCAGAAACATGCGTGATCTCCAAAATGTCATGGCTGACTTCTCTGATGTGCACGATGCGACTGTGTCGCTCTTCGCACCCATAACCAACTTTTCAAATGAAAAGCTCTCATCCATTGTTTTCCTTGTGCTAACGATCACTGCCGCGCTATTGTTTCTGACAGCCCATCTCCTGCCGTGGCGCTTTATTCTACTACTTGGTGGCAATGCGGCTGTCCTATCCAATCATCCTGGCCTACAAGAATTCTTGCAGAACCTACTAGGAGACAGTAGCGGTGCTGTGAAGGCCGACCTGCAGGCTGAACGGgcggagaaaaagaagactCTAGACATGTATGGGTTGTCGATGCAGTCGAACCCATCCGCCGCCGTGTCGTTGCTTGATTCATTGGCTGATATTTCTCTGGACTCTTATCCTGAAGAGCGTGAGGTAGAGATTTTCGAGATCCAAAACCGCTCCCTAGCTCCTTATTCCGAGTCAGAGTGGGACCATTTCATTTTCAGTCCAGTGCCATATGACCCCTTGTCGCCGTCCCGAATTGCAGGAGACCGCCCTAGAGGATGTCGTTTCTTCGAAGACGTTCAGCCTCCGCCTGGCTGGGCatggaagacaaagaagtGGAAGTTGGATCTTGACTGCCGCGAGTGGGTCGTTGAGCGCATGATTACCGGAGTAGGCTTTGAGATACCCGGAGCTGGTCCGGAAGGAAGCATGGCCAACGAAGAGATTGGAGGCTGGGTTTGGGATCTACCTTCTCAATCCGCGTCCAGAGACGAGGATGCTGTGGCCACTGCCCTAGGGTATCAAGACTATGGCTCAAGTTCGAAGCCAGCCTCAAttcaagagaagaagaagacgcagAAAGGTAAGCAGAAGTCGTCCTCTCGAGACTGGGAGGAGCAAGGACATTCAGGATTCAATGGCATGGGCGAATGGCGGAGGAGACGGTGGGTTCGAGTCGTGCAGAGAGCCAGCGTGTCCTCCGAGACCGACAAAGAGAAACCTTCAAACCAAGGAAAAACATGA
- a CDS encoding putative S-adenosylmethionine-dependent methyltransferase, which translates to MTFYQARAEECPFAADAQVDLVTAAQSAHWFDYAKLWPEMRRTVRSGGTLAFWGYKDHVLVSYPRATSIINEYAYGQDPWLLGSYWQQPGRSIVQQKLRAVQPPVEDWEDVSRDEYEPGVEGGTRFMHARMTLGSMEEYVRTWSSFHAWQRKWPDRIRRAPGNTDQRGDVIDEMMDKIQETEPSFQRDDWKDVEVDVEWGSALILARRR; encoded by the coding sequence ATGACTTTCTACCAagcaagagcagaagagTGTCCTTTTGCTGCAGATGCGCAAGTAGACCTCGTAACCGCTGCGCAGAGCGCGCACTGGTTCGACTATGCCAAGTTGTGGCCAGAAATGAGAAGAACTGTCCGATCCGGAGGCACGCTTGCTTTCTGGGGCTACAAGGACCATGTGCTCGTGTCTTACCCCAGAGCAACTAGTATCATCAACGAGTATGCATATGGGCAGGATCCATGGCTGCTGGGAAGCTACTGGCAACAGCCAGGTCGGAGCATAGTGCAGCAGAAACTGCGAGCGGTCCAGCCGCCAGTCGAGGACTGGGAGGATGTCTCTCGTGATGAGTATGAGCCTGGAGTAGAGGGGGGGACACGGTTCATGCATGCGAGAATGACTTTGGGGTCCATGGAAGAATATGTCAGAACATGGAGCTCGTTTCACGCTTGGCAGAGGAAATGGCCGGATAGGATCCGGCGGGCTCCTGGGAATACGGATCAACGTGGTGATGTTATTGATGAAATGATGGACAAGATTCAAGAGACTGAACCGTCTTTCCAGCGAGATGACTGGAAGGATGTAGAGGTGGATGTTGAATGGGGGAGTGCGTTGATTTTGGCGCGGAGAAGGTAG
- a CDS encoding CVNH domain-containing protein, which translates to MSLRGFHTTCDTIVLKDKHILSSRCKRPDGTYSFSEIDLNDCLGNNNGKFVWGGESFVDSASQVNLALEGGEGRPMLHAQLNDWHGSVQSASVNLGECIQNEAGGLEYMHC; encoded by the exons ATGTCCCTCCGCGGCTTCCACACAACCTGTGATaccatcgtcctcaaagACAAACATATCCTCAGCAGTCGCTGCAAACGGCCTGATGGCACCTACTCCTTCTCGGAGATTGATCTGAATGACTGTCTGGGGAATAATAATG GGAAGTTTGTCTGGGGCGGGGAGTCGTTCGTGGACAGCGCGTCGCAGGTGAATCTTGCGCTGGAAGGGGGGGAGGGGCGACCGATGTTGCATGCGCAGCTGAACGACTGGCATGGGAGTGTGCAGTCTGCGAGTGTGAATCTGGGAGAGTGTATCCAGAATGAGGCCGGGGGGTTGGAATATATGCATTGCTAA